The following are encoded in a window of Rosa chinensis cultivar Old Blush chromosome 4, RchiOBHm-V2, whole genome shotgun sequence genomic DNA:
- the LOC112197500 gene encoding 4-coumarate--CoA ligase 2: MENKQDSHEFIFRSKLPDIYIPNHLPLHTYCFENISQFHDRPCLINGNTGETFTYADVELTSRRVAAGLDKLGIHQGDVVMLLLQNCPEFAFAFLGASYVGGIITTANPFYTPAEVAKQATASNAKLIITQAAYVDKVKDFAKLNNVRLMCVDETSSSSSEDVLHFSQLSSADESETPAVKINPDDVVALPYSSGTTGLPKGVMLTHKGLVTSVAQQVDGENPNLYFHKEDVILCVLPLFHIYSLNSVFLCGLRVGATILIMQKFEINKLLELVEKEKVTIAPFVPPIVLNIAKSPDLHRYDLSSIRMVMSGAAPMGKELEDTVRAKLPDAKLGQGYGMTEAGPVLSMCLAFAKEPYEIKSGACGTVVRNAEMKIIDPDTNESLPRNQSGEICIRGSQIMKGYLNDPEATERTIDKEGWLHTGDIGYIDDDDEIFIVDRLKELIKYKGFQVAPAELEAMLISHPNLSDAAVVPMKDEAAGEVPIAFVVRSNGSKISEDDIKQYISKQVVFYKRISRVFFTDKIPKAPSGKILRKDLRARLAAGLPN; encoded by the exons ATGGAGAACAAACAAGACAGTCACGAATTCATTTTCCGTTCAAAGCTGCCGGACATTTACATCCCGAACCACCTCCCTCTCCACACCTACTGCTTCGAGAACATCTCCCAATTCCATGACCGTCCCTGCCTGATCAACGGCAACACCGGCGAGACCTTCACCTATGCCGACGTCGAGCTCACCTCCCGCAGAGTCGCCGCCGGTCTCGACAAGCTCGGCATTCATCAGGGCGACGTCGTCATGCTCCTCCTCCAAAACTGCCCTGAATTCGCCTTCGCATTCCTCGGCGCCTCTTACGTCGGAGGCATCATCACTACGGCGAACCCCTTCTACACTCCTGCCGAGGTCGCCAAGCAAGCCACTGCCTCCAACGCCAAGCTGATCATAACTCAAGCGGCCTACGTGGACAAGGTGAAGGACTTTGCCAAACTCAACAACGTTAGACTCATGTGCGTGGACGAGACTTCGTCGTCATCATCAGAGGATGTGTTGCATTTCTCCCAGCTGTCGTCGGCAGACGAGAGCGAAACCCCGGCGGTGAAAATCAACCCGGACGACGTGGTGGCGCTGCCTTACTCGTCGGGGACGACGGGGCTGCCGAAAGGGGTGATGCTGACGCACAAGGGGTTGGTGACGAGCGTGGCGCAGCAGGTCGACGGCGAAAACCCAAACCTCTACTTTCACAAGGAGGACGTGATCCTCTGCGTGCTGCCGTTGTTCCACATCTACTCCCTCAACTCGGTGTTCCTCTGCGGACTCCGCGTCGGAGCGACGATCCTGATCATGCAGAAGTTTGAGATCAACAAGTTGTTGGAGTTGGTGGAAAAGGAAAAGGTGACTATAGCGCCGTTTGTGCCTCCGATTGTTTTGAACATCGCCAAGAGTCCGGACCTGCACCGGTACGACTTGTCGTCGATTAGGATGGTGATGTCCGGCGCGGCTCCGATGGGGAAGGAGCTCGAGGACACTGTCAGGGCTAAACTGCCCGATGCCAAACTCGGACag GGTTATGGGATGACCGAGGCTGGACCAGTTCTATCCATGTGCTTGGCATTTGCAAAAGAACCCTACGAGATAAAATCAGGTGCGTGCGGGACCGTCGTAAGAAATGCTGAGATGAAGATCATCGACCCCGACACCAATGAATCCCTTCCCCGAAACCAATCCGGAGAGATTTGCATCCGAGGTAGCCAAATCATGAAAG GATACCTGAATGACCCTGAGGCGACTGAGAGGACCATAGACAAAGAAGGATGGTTGCACACAGGTGATATAGGGTACATCGATGACGACGATGAGATCTTCATCGTTGACCGTTTAAAAGAACTCATTAAATACAAAGGTTTCCAAGTCGCACCGGCTGAGCTCGAAGCCATGTTGATCTCCCATCCCAACCTCTCCGATGCCGCTGTTGTGCC GATGAAGGATGAGGCTGCAGGAGAGGTTCCCATTGCATTTGTTGTAAGATCAAACGGTTCCAAGATATCTGAGGATGACATTAAGCAATACATATCAAAACAG GTGGTGTTCTACAAGAGAATAAGTAGGGTTTTCTTCACAGACAAAATCCCAAAAGCTCCTTCTGGCAAAATATTGAGGAAAGACTTGAGAGCAAGGCTGGCTGCAGGTCTACCCAACTAG